Part of the Zingiber officinale cultivar Zhangliang chromosome 8A, Zo_v1.1, whole genome shotgun sequence genome, cacatatatttagtaattatttctttaacttatcaaagggtgagatttagctcgataaatcaataggcccaataagttgggaaatgatattacttatagtgtgtgttattgattatagaaggaaattgtgtcctagtcatctaggttgagaatgtccccaagaggagttcataaggattatcatgttaaaccctgcaggtggacttagtccgacatgaaaataaggttgagtggtactactcttggactgaaatattaattaagtgcGTTGTCAGTaagttacttaattagtgggcatttgttatcttaaacacagggagactaacacactcataataagaaggagcccataatataatttgggattggtgtggtagtgcgataataactctctaatggaatgagttattatcgatgaacttgagttgtgtgttcggggcgaacatgggatactcaagctcattggaaggtcaaaatcaatttctcctctaggtccctgtcgtagcctcattaaagccacaagttcatccaaagaaagacccatcttggtgtccaagaagggggccggtccattacttggtgaccaagcaatggccggccacattatcctcttaaggggtcggccccttgtttggtacccaagcaagagggggtcggccacattaattcaaataaggaggggtgttttgaatttttaaaatcttctctttgtagaaatctacaagttgtaaaagagagattttaaatttaaaactttccttatttgaattaggtcacatgtttttaaaagaaagtttaaaagttttaaaatttttcttttttaaccatcctcatggtttaagaaaaaaaggaagagaagttttaaattttaaattttctatcaccatgttaaaaaaggaaatttttgaagagaagttttaaattttaaaacatggttttaatttttaaaagctttcctttttaacatccactttaggaaagagagcttgtaaaattttataagaggatttatttttgtaaaattttataaaaaatatatatattcccTTCCtcttaagggggtcggccacccttgcttggtgcccaagcaaggtggccggccaaattaaaataaaattaaaatcatcatccaatgatttggtgattgattcaatcaagaggaaagaaaaggaaaataaaaagaaaaaaggaaaaacaagaggaagattttatttattgtaaaaattcttcccttatttgtcttgggcaagtaatataaaagaaggggtgaggaggcctcatgagatacaattcttattctcttggtggagtctctctaggtggtcggccctccctctcccctcttcttttccctttgctctcttctccttggtggtggtggtggccggattttaggggaagaggaagaaagcttttgggtggtgttcatcttggaggattgtcgcccacacgacgtccaaggcgaggcgaggaatacgacagaagatctcgaggtcattagcatacaaagagaaggtataactagtatttttcttccgtatcatactagttatttttctttgtaagaattccaaacacaagaggcattagatctagtttttcgagtttgtgttttcttaatttttcaaatttgtgattcgattgttctttttggttaacctagagttatttaaggcagtactggaagccaattttggaaattaatatttaatggaattaataacataggtggatttgaatcaatagtgttaagttctgcttgcgatccaaatctaaaccatcaagaacagataagttaaatttggaatcaatgatgttaagtttcgtctgcgattcctaatttaacttctaaagaacacaataggttatttaaggaaaggttcgacacttgtacaaaattttatacagtggaaccggtacgattttcctaggactaaccaacacaagtGCCTCCTTTTTCTTGGTCGTCTGGGCTTCTTCTACTTTGATGTGTTCATTGGCTCTTTTTTGTAGATGGCTAAAGTCCTTTGGCGGCTTTCGAATGAGTGATTGGAAGAATTCTCCTTTAGTGAGTCCCTGAGTGAAAGCGTTTACCAATACATCCGAAGAGACCGTCGAGATGTCCATCGCCACCTAATTGAAGCGTTGGATATATTCCCTTAAGGCCTCTTGCGGCCCTTGCTTCAGTGAGAATAGATTCACGCTCGTCTTCTAGTGGCAGCGACTGCTAGCAAAGTGATGTAGAAAGGttgctcggaagtctttgaagctgtgGATCGAGCCGCTCGGCAAACGTTTGAACCAACATTGTGCAAATCCAGATAACGTGATAAGGAAGACTCAGCATTTTACCCCGTCCGTATATTGATGCATCGTGGTTGTGTTGTCAAACTTGTCCAGGTGGTTGTCATGGTTAGTCATCCCATTATATTCCCCAATCGTTAATGGGttgtagtgcttcggcagagggttATTTAGAATCCCCTCTGAAAACTGTTGGTTGACATGTTCGAGCGAGTCGTCCTCCTTGGGtttcttttttcttatattttaaatGGGTACCTCATCAGAGGATGATTCCCGATCTCTGTCAACCCGGCCCCTCTCTTCTGTCGGGATCTAAAACGACGTTCGGCGTAGGGGGGGCGGCACATGAGGTTCTTCCCCATAGGTGTTGATCAACCTCTTTCCATTCGGGTCCCAAATGGAAAGATGTTCCGTTCGGTCTTCTCGCTCAGCCCGGCGACCTTTCGTGGAAGCTACAGGCTCCTGTACTTGCCGTTCGGCCAGCgcctattgttgttgttgctccaatatcttcATCACTTGAGCCTGTATTAATGCATCGAGATCCTCTCGTGTCAGCGTCACTGTTGtgagtcgtccagcgtcttccatcttctttcTCGGATGCAGGTTAGATTCTCACAAACGATgtcaaaatgatcctgtccgaaggcgtGAAGTTGGAAAGCCGAGGAGATGGCAATTTTGCTGACTAGAGGAAGACCTCGCtctctgcaaaacaaaaccaaaaccagGGAAGAGGTCtctggcgttggccctccgacgctcaagtcagaatcAGGAGAGGAAAATAATGAGTACTAAGGATAAAGATTTTCTTGCCTTCTTCATACCGGCGTGCCCTTTTTATATCTTTTCTGGTGACCCTCTATCTTCCCctatttaatgatattgattGCCGACAGAGGATATCtttattttgacttcttcttATTTAATGATAGATGAAGTGTTCTATTtgattttctctttttcttattaaTTATCCATTTTATTGCTTCATTAAGCATAAAATGTCAACGTCATTCTTTGAGTCAGACGAGTGGTCCGCTCGGCTCAGGCTCCCAGCTCACATAGCTTGTTCTCCTGCCGATCGAATTAATTATACTTGTTTACTCGGATAGCCGATCGGATAACAATCCCTCCGATCGGCCGATAAACCTTTTCCTGCTCGGATGTCGTAGATCCTTGCTTAAATCCTGatgttgaccgtcttgactttgacctatacCGTGACAATTGACTCGTGTCAAATAGGCTCTTCTTTATTGTCGCATCATGGGGCATTATTTATTGTGTTTCCATCCAATTTGAACGGATGAAAATACCACAAAATTGATCTATTACGAATCCATCCATTCATTATTAAGGGAAAATTTTACTTAGTTCTTAAATTCATCCTTCCAAATACATAGGAATAAAATTTATCTTTGAGGTCCAGTTAGCTGATGGAGTCTGATCGATGAGTAGGAAACAAAGCGAGAGTATGGGGCCACAGGAAGTCAAATTAGAGACGACGGAGTGTGGCTGGCTTTGGCACCGACTCACCCTTTCTCTTTATTTCCGAGGGCTGATGCCCCACCATGAATCTCAGTACCGTACCCATCCCGGAAGTAGGTAAGTTGAAATTCTGATGGTAAAACTACCACACAGGAGGAAGGTTCAAATTCTGAGAGATTCATTTTCTAAGAATAAATTTCTAGTTTCTCCCATTCGATAAGACTTTGAAACGGACCATTAAGCAACTGTAAATTGAGCGTTATCATGTTTTAACGCATATTGATTTTGTCTTAAAGTCAGGAGTAAGATGGTACACTGGTTAGGTGATTGCGTGATTATGAGAAGATTTTGAGCAGAAGAAACCTAGTGCAGATGATCATGCATGTCAAAAACAAGAATTGAGAGAGATAAATGTTAGTAACCACGTCAAGGAATGATCTCGACGTAGAcactctgacactcaagttaggTAAATGGTAGAAGATGAAAATGAAGAGCAGGGATGATGAGCAATGAACTCTGATGACGAAGCTTACCTGTATTTGTAGGTGGAGACCCCCTTATATAGTATTTACTTTTACTCTCTACACAAATATTGATGCATTATCAAAATAGAACCGACTATTATGTCATTTTGATAACTTTCCTAAAATAGACCCACCATTTATATGCTTTTTGTGACAAAAACTTCTACCGTATGACTTGTGCAGAGCATATCCACTTGATTCTCTGACAACGGTTATACAATATGTCAACAAGAAATATTAGGTCATTGATCTGATGAGTCATTAATACGTTTTGTCGATCGGCCAGCCGAGTCCCCTTTAATATATGCTCGGACCTTGTTCTCGAATGGGGTCGGGTCGGCTAAAGAGTGTTGACCATCTCGATGACTTAGCTTCTTTGAGGATTCGGTCACTTGGAGGACTCAGCTCTTTTAAGGCCTCGACCCTTATGAAATCTCGGCTTAGGATTCCGTGAAACCTGGAGGACTCGGGATCCAATCTGGGAAAATGTTCGATTGGTCGGATTATTTTGTTGGCCTATGCAACCATGCTACTTGGTTTTGAATTAAATTAGGACTCGGCTCGATATTTTTCGTCAAATTGGGAGAACTCAGGGATCCTATCGGACAAGAGGTCCAATCAGTTGGAATATTCGATCGAGCCATACATTCGTGCTGGCTACGAGTGTTGACTCCTTAATCTGGACCGTCATATCAACTAATTTTCTTGACTTCGGCCCTCACACGAGAGCCAAGATCTCTTGGTCCATAAAAAAGTGGATCAGGAGATGGACCAATCGTAATTGCGGTTAGATCGTGACCATGATCCAGTCACAATTAGTTGTGATCCCTTTCATCGTCTCCTTCAAGTTATAGTTTGGATCTAGGCGGATAGCCGGAGCCCAACCCCACTCAGCGTCAAGCTACCTGGCCACTTGCCCACTATCGACGGTCTCTGGGTGGCCTTCGGTCATCCGTCCCGACTCAAACTATAATCTGAAGAGGACGGTGAACCGAGAGAGGGATGTAACAAATTGTGATCCGATCGCGACTAGGGTCAGATCATAATTACTAGTGATCTATCTCCTGATTATTTGTTTATGGACGAATCTGCCCTCCCCCACCTTATCCCCGTATCACACGCATGAACCTCGTTACCGTGAAAACTAAACGAGCCCACAATGCTGTTTGGTGGAAGGACATGCCAACTCCTGACGCATTCCGCCTGCTGCTTGCTTCTTCAACTCGTCTATTCTCCATCCGACATTAATTGCTTGCCCAAGGGCCGGTGGAGCAATCACTCCTTCCTCTCTCTTCGCTGCCATTACGCTCTGCCGGGAACGGCTTCCGTTAGCTTTGATTAGGCAACGAATCTGATGCAGACATCCACATGGAGCTGGTCGCCACTCCAAACGTTAGCAGGCGACAGGCTGAGCGGCAGGACAACCGCCGTGTCCACCTCCTCCTCTGTCATAATTCTCATTCAAGCCACCGATCGAGATTGAGCGATCCCATTCCTGATGCTGCACGCCTCGCTCGCGGCTCCTCCTTTAACCGAACCCCTCGCTTGCGGATTTCTTTGCTTCGACTCCGATGAGGGAGATGGTCGGGATCTTCTCCCGGTTCGCCGCCGGAAGGACGGGCCACCGCCGGACGAAGAGCGCGACGGTGAGTTCCGCCGACAAACCTCCCAAAATCGCATCTTTTACCATCTCCCATCGGAAAGATCGGATCTTGATGGATCTTTGACGAAATTTCGATCGCTTGAATCTGATCAGGAAACTAGGGGAACGCAGTCGTCGGCTTCCATAGAGACGGGAGACGAGTCCTCGACTTCGACCTGTAAAGATAACGATAACTCGAGAGCGGAGTTCAAACCGATTGAGCACCCGCTCGAGCCTTCCAACCATGATCGACCGATCAGATGCCCACTACCAGATCCTTCAATACTAAATGCAAGTGCTAGCTCTATGATCCCTTTAATTTATATATGTTTCATATATATTTTATGATCCAAATTAATCTTTTCTTAAAAGGTCCTCGATCGATCTGATTCCAGGATGTCATGGCGGGGAAGGAGAGGACATCGTCTTCCTCCATTGAAGGGACGAGTGCAAGAACTAGAGCTGATGATGGCCCCAATATTCCAAATTCTATCAGCGAACCAGAGCACCACCTTATTACTGCGCCGGAAGATCACTCTAATCCTGCTcgtggatgatgatgatgatgatggccttGACTGCTTTGCTTCTTCCACTCCATTCCAATTAAGTGTGTTCTTAATTTTCTTCTAATAGATCGAGATCTCCTACAAAATTGTTGCCGCGCGTGTAGTAATATTTCTATAGTATTAATTGTATATATTGAATGCAATCTTTAATGATTAAACTTGTGGTGCATCGTCTCACTCGCCGCCGGAGTTCCGGAGCTCGTCCATCCTCGGATGGATGATGATATTGACGATGTCGAGTGTCCCGCGGGCCGACGCACTCCGTCGTAGTTGGGAACACCTCCGACCA contains:
- the LOC122011592 gene encoding uncharacterized protein LOC122011592, whose translation is MREMVGIFSRFAAGRTGHRRTKSATETRGTQSSASIETGDESSTSTCKDNDNSRAEFKPIEHPLEPSNHDRPIRCPLPDPSILNDVMAGKERTSSSSIEGTSARTRADDGPNIPNSISEPEHHLITAPEDHSNPARG